The following nucleotide sequence is from Brevinematia bacterium.
TTCCTGTAGTAGTTTCTGTATCTGCTCAAAGACCCTTGTTTTTATACTCCCTACTATGTTAAACCCTGCATTTCTTATTTCCATTATCCTCTGTGGTTCAGAACTATCAGCTACTATTAAACTTTTAACTCCTATCTGTTTAAGAATTTCTATAAGTTCCGAGTTTGTAATGTGTGATATCTTATAATCTTCCATAACTACATATTCTCCATTTTCAGTTATTCCTATTTTCACTAAAGCAGTAGGGTTATTATATCCAAAGTCTAACCCCCATATTATATCCTTGTATATAAAGTCATCTACCTGTTTTTGTGTTATTATAACAGGGTTTTTAAACACAAGCCTTTCATCTTCTCTCGCAAACTCCCCTTCTAAGTAGATTTTCCTATTTATTCCTGTAAGCCTCTCTAGTATTTTAACCTGCTCATCATCTATAAACGGATTATCCTTTATAGTAACCTTTAAAGAACCATTTTTATTATCTTGGATTAGCTTATAAAGCCATTCTCTGTATAAAGGATTAAAGCTTAATATAACCTTTTTCTCTCCTACCCTAGCTCTCAAAGATGCCTGTATATAATCCTCTTCTAAAAACTCCGTTGCTTCTTCCATCCAGACTATACTTGCCTCTATTCCTTTTATCTTTTCTATCTCATCAACGCCTCTGAAGAAAATCTCAGACCCATTAAAATGCATCTCTGAGTATCTTGTAAAATCCTTAAAACCTAAACCAGATAAAATACTATAAAATAACTTCCAAGTAGAATATCGTATGGTAGAAGCATATTTTCTTAACACAAGTGCAGTTTGTTTCTTTGATAAAAGCCTTATAACTATATACTGTGCTATAGTATAGGATTTACCTGCCATACTACCGCCATATACTATAACAGGACTACTAGACTTCTCTATATGCTTATATATCTTCTCATTTACCCTAATCTTCATCTTTAATTCTAGCCCTTACAAACTCCACTATTATCTTATTTTCATCTACTTTAAACTCATCACTATACCGAGATTTTAGATATTTAAGTAAAAACTCTTCATTATCATAATCTGGCTTAGATATTATTCTCTGTATCCTCGCTATTATATCCGCTTGATGTTTTCCCAAGCCCCTCTCTTTAGCTTGGTATATTTCCATATATCTTTTAAGG
It contains:
- a CDS encoding PBSX family phage terminase large subunit, with the protein product MKIRVNEKIYKHIEKSSSPVIVYGGSMAGKSYTIAQYIVIRLLSKKQTALVLRKYASTIRYSTWKLFYSILSGLGFKDFTRYSEMHFNGSEIFFRGVDEIEKIKGIEASIVWMEEATEFLEEDYIQASLRARVGEKKVILSFNPLYREWLYKLIQDNKNGSLKVTIKDNPFIDDEQVKILERLTGINRKIYLEGEFAREDERLVFKNPVIITQKQVDDFIYKDIIWGLDFGYNNPTALVKIGITENGEYVVMEDYKISHITNSELIEILKQIGVKSLIVADSSEPQRIMEIRNAGFNIVGSIKTRVFEQIQKLLQEKIYFSEKAVNTLKEIETYSYKVSKEGVIEDEIIKLNDHCIDAMRYAIYYVLQSKNQASFIIL